A genomic segment from Pseudosulfitobacter sp. DSM 107133 encodes:
- the fliF gene encoding flagellar basal-body MS-ring/collar protein FliF, giving the protein MQQLLNVWMGLDLRRQITVIGATLAMFFAVLAMSRMATAPSMTLLYAGLENGAAGEVVRALEARGATFDVRGGSIFVDSKDRDQLRMTLASEGLPANSNRGYELLDNLSGFGTTSQMFDAAYWRAKEGELARTIVSSPHIAMARVHIATTGSNPFQRGVTPTASVSITPNGGSVSAAQAKAVRYLVASAIAGLAPEDVAVIDANGNLIGSAEEAAPAVGGDDKAQMLRDRVERLLEARVGPGNAIVEVSVDTVTESEAIRERRFDPEGRVAISTDTQETSNTATDAGGGDVTVASNLPDGDAAGGDSSSSQNSETRERINYEVSETEREIIKAPGAIRRLSVAVLVNDVTQVAGDGTITQIPRSAEEMGALRELVSSAVGYDEARGDIITLKSMSLQSVEPAGTAASTSLLDRFDLDVMSAIQMAVLALVTLILGLFVVRPVLSRAPPENLSSDPARLPNMGSTDPMSTLPSLSGEVSGGEGDLPDLPMLGGTMGEMGNMDAPQDPVDRLRSMIGERQEETVEILRSWLEEKEENA; this is encoded by the coding sequence GTGCAGCAATTACTCAATGTCTGGATGGGTCTTGACCTGCGACGCCAGATCACTGTTATCGGCGCGACACTGGCAATGTTTTTCGCGGTTCTGGCCATGTCGCGCATGGCGACGGCACCCAGCATGACGCTGTTGTATGCGGGGCTGGAAAACGGTGCGGCGGGTGAAGTTGTCCGCGCCCTCGAGGCGCGTGGTGCCACTTTTGATGTGCGCGGCGGGTCGATTTTTGTCGATTCGAAAGACCGCGACCAGTTGCGCATGACTTTGGCCTCGGAAGGTTTGCCGGCAAATTCGAACCGAGGTTACGAATTGCTCGACAACTTGTCGGGTTTCGGCACCACCAGCCAGATGTTTGATGCCGCATACTGGCGTGCAAAAGAGGGTGAGCTGGCGCGGACAATTGTATCCAGCCCGCATATCGCCATGGCCCGGGTTCATATTGCAACAACCGGTTCCAACCCTTTCCAGCGCGGCGTTACGCCGACTGCGTCGGTGTCGATAACACCCAACGGTGGATCGGTTTCAGCAGCGCAAGCCAAAGCGGTGCGCTATCTGGTTGCCTCGGCCATCGCGGGCCTCGCCCCCGAAGATGTGGCAGTGATAGACGCGAACGGAAACTTGATCGGCAGTGCAGAAGAGGCGGCTCCGGCCGTCGGTGGCGATGACAAGGCGCAGATGTTGCGCGATCGGGTAGAGCGGTTGCTGGAAGCGCGCGTTGGGCCTGGCAATGCGATTGTCGAGGTCAGTGTTGACACGGTAACAGAATCCGAAGCCATTCGCGAACGGCGCTTCGACCCAGAAGGGCGCGTCGCAATTTCGACCGATACGCAGGAAACAAGCAACACTGCGACAGATGCGGGCGGCGGTGACGTGACCGTTGCGTCTAACCTGCCGGACGGCGATGCGGCCGGGGGCGACAGTTCGTCATCGCAAAACTCGGAAACCCGCGAGCGGATCAACTATGAAGTATCCGAAACCGAACGAGAAATAATCAAGGCGCCCGGTGCGATCAGGCGTCTGAGTGTCGCGGTTCTGGTGAATGATGTCACGCAGGTGGCCGGGGATGGCACCATCACCCAGATACCCCGCAGCGCAGAGGAGATGGGCGCGTTGCGTGAACTGGTTTCGTCAGCGGTTGGATATGACGAAGCGCGTGGCGATATCATCACCCTGAAATCCATGTCTTTGCAAAGTGTTGAGCCGGCGGGAACGGCTGCAAGTACGTCGCTTCTGGATCGTTTTGATCTGGACGTGATGTCAGCGATCCAGATGGCCGTTCTTGCATTGGTCACGCTGATCCTCGGGCTGTTTGTTGTGCGTCCGGTTTTGTCGCGCGCACCCCCTGAAAATCTGTCGTCAGATCCCGCGCGCCTGCCCAATATGGGGTCCACCGATCCCATGAGCACGCTACCGTCTTTGTCGGGCGAGGTTTCAGGCGGGGAGGGGGATTTGCCGGACTTGCCCATGCTGGGTGGAACGATGGGTGAAATGGGAAATATGGACGCCCCTCAAGACCCTGTAGACCGGCTGCGCTCCATGATTGGCGAACGTCAGGAAGAGACCGTTGAAATCCT